From the Gordonia bronchialis DSM 43247 genome, one window contains:
- the aqpZ gene encoding aquaporin Z: MVPAPVAKVAAELFGTFWLVFGGCGSAIFAAKQVAELKGEDDAMFGINVGIGYLGVALAFGLTVVTMAYAVGHISGGHFNPAVSLGAAIGGRLPWKDVPGYWIAQVVGGLIAGLALWAIASGQPDFERTGSMVANGYGDHSPNHYTLAAVLVAEILLTGFFIIIILGATDSRAPVGLAPLAIGLSLTLIHLISIPISNTSVNPARSTGVAFFNGDGAPAQLWAFWVAPLVGAAIGALIYRAFLAAEGTAETESELA, translated from the coding sequence ATGGTCCCAGCTCCGGTGGCAAAAGTTGCCGCAGAACTCTTCGGTACTTTCTGGCTCGTCTTCGGCGGTTGCGGATCGGCGATCTTCGCCGCCAAACAGGTCGCCGAACTCAAGGGCGAGGACGATGCGATGTTCGGCATCAACGTCGGCATCGGCTATCTCGGCGTCGCCCTGGCCTTCGGTCTGACGGTGGTGACGATGGCCTACGCGGTCGGCCACATCTCCGGCGGTCACTTCAATCCGGCGGTGAGCCTCGGTGCTGCCATCGGTGGGCGTCTGCCCTGGAAGGATGTGCCCGGCTACTGGATCGCGCAGGTCGTGGGCGGTCTGATCGCCGGACTTGCCCTGTGGGCCATCGCCAGCGGCCAGCCCGACTTCGAGCGCACAGGCTCGATGGTGGCCAACGGCTATGGCGATCACTCGCCCAATCACTACACCCTCGCGGCGGTGCTCGTCGCGGAGATCCTGCTGACGGGGTTCTTCATCATCATCATCCTGGGTGCCACGGATTCCCGTGCGCCCGTCGGACTGGCGCCGTTGGCAATCGGGTTGTCGCTCACCCTGATTCACCTGATCTCCATCCCGATCAGCAACACGTCGGTCAACCCGGCCCGCTCGACCGGTGTGGCGTTCTTCAACGGCGACGGCGCGCCCGCACAGTTGTGGGCGTTTTGGGTGGCGCCGCTGGTGGGTGCGGCGATCGGTGCGCTGATCTACCGGGCGTTCCTCGCTGCGGAGGGAACCGCCGAAACCGAGTCCGAACTCGCCTGA
- a CDS encoding CsbD family protein, with amino-acid sequence MAISDDAKNKAEELKGRGKEAAGSLTDDQDLKNEGKADKGAAQGKQKVADAAEKVKDKVDDVKNKLTGN; translated from the coding sequence ATGGCAATTTCCGATGATGCCAAGAACAAGGCCGAAGAACTCAAGGGACGAGGCAAGGAAGCCGCCGGCAGCCTGACCGACGACCAGGACCTCAAGAACGAGGGCAAGGCCGACAAGGGCGCGGCCCAGGGCAAGCAGAAGGTCGCCGACGCTGCCGAGAAGGTCAAGGACAAGGTCGACGACGTCAAGAACAAGCTGACCGGCAACTGA
- a CDS encoding putative glycolipid-binding domain-containing protein, translating to MLTWRGEGTDRLEQVRLHVNGTRIKAYGRIIAAATDDHEAFSASYELVTNDSGVTKRLSIHLVRASGETQFAINRDEEQHWLVHAPGGESIRSDFNGAMDVDLALSPMFNALPIRRLGLAAGSGEATEVPVVYVYLPQGVVEPGTLTYTPKPDGLGVVSPVANSTLTIDDNGFVVDYPGLATRV from the coding sequence ATGCTGACGTGGCGGGGCGAAGGAACCGACCGCCTCGAGCAGGTACGTCTCCACGTGAACGGCACGCGCATCAAGGCCTATGGCCGCATCATCGCCGCCGCCACCGACGACCACGAGGCATTCTCCGCGTCGTACGAGCTGGTCACCAACGACTCCGGCGTGACCAAACGACTCTCCATCCACCTCGTCCGCGCCAGTGGTGAGACACAGTTCGCCATCAACCGCGACGAGGAGCAGCACTGGCTGGTCCACGCCCCCGGCGGCGAATCCATCCGCAGCGACTTCAACGGCGCCATGGACGTCGACCTCGCGTTGTCCCCGATGTTCAACGCCCTGCCGATCCGCCGCCTCGGGCTGGCCGCCGGCAGCGGCGAAGCCACCGAGGTCCCCGTCGTGTACGTGTACCTGCCGCAGGGCGTCGTGGAACCCGGGACCCTCACCTACACCCCGAAGCCCGACGGCCTCGGCGTGGTTTCCCCGGTCGCGAACTCCACCCTCACCATCGACGACAACGGCTTCGTCGTCGACTACCCGGGACTGGCCACGCGCGTCTGA
- a CDS encoding cation:proton antiporter has translation MELLILVLVGAIIVTAVADRRGMQPALIIVVIALGVSFIPGLPQVELDSEVLLTVVLPPLLYSAALGFSFPNFLRNIKPILGLGVAMVVITAFAVGLIASLLIPEFTFLLALLLGAIVAPPDAVTAVAIGRKLGLPKRLMAILTGESLVNDAAALSLFAIAISQIANTHAFIENPLLLFGYNAVLGPIVGLVLGLLTLWIRGHLRNPALETVQGFVVPFAAFLAAEHLHASGVLAVVIAGFVVGSGSVHAGYQTRLQERYVWNSVDVLLEAFVFAYIGLQLRFIIEDLREARESLVQIGIASILVLAVVLAIRPVCVFAMFGRGVVGRRIENTMSLQIQANPRRAAAAQSRTPRPKRLAGLRERIDNRPLTWQESVVVAWTGMRGVVTLAAASGIPPTLSTGEPFPERSAIQAIAFVVAVGTILIQGPTLPWLISRLHLRNEDEERYDVEQTERAERIVQIAAQIVIADFVAKPPPGLDDATVAHIKDTVARQSRDADEMPDPDAHTARADAFAALYRDVLSAQRESLVENRDAGAVEDEAVRAMLERLDLQEAGLSARLESRF, from the coding sequence ATGGAACTGCTCATCCTGGTTCTCGTCGGAGCGATCATCGTCACCGCCGTCGCCGATCGGCGGGGCATGCAACCGGCCCTCATCATCGTCGTGATCGCGCTCGGGGTGTCATTCATCCCAGGTCTGCCGCAGGTGGAGCTCGACTCGGAGGTCCTGCTCACCGTCGTCCTGCCACCGCTGCTCTACTCCGCGGCTCTCGGGTTCTCGTTCCCCAACTTCCTCCGCAACATCAAGCCGATCCTCGGATTGGGTGTCGCGATGGTCGTCATCACCGCATTCGCCGTCGGATTGATCGCGTCGCTGCTGATCCCCGAGTTCACCTTCCTGCTCGCACTGTTGCTCGGCGCGATCGTCGCCCCGCCCGACGCGGTCACCGCGGTCGCGATCGGACGCAAACTCGGACTCCCCAAACGACTGATGGCCATCCTCACCGGCGAGAGCCTGGTCAACGACGCCGCAGCGCTGTCACTGTTCGCGATCGCCATCTCGCAGATCGCCAACACCCACGCCTTCATCGAGAACCCCCTGCTGCTCTTCGGCTACAACGCCGTCCTCGGGCCGATCGTCGGCCTCGTCCTCGGCCTGCTGACGCTGTGGATACGCGGCCACCTGCGCAACCCCGCGCTGGAAACCGTGCAGGGATTCGTGGTGCCGTTCGCCGCGTTCCTCGCCGCCGAACATCTCCACGCGTCCGGCGTTCTCGCCGTCGTCATCGCCGGATTCGTCGTCGGCTCCGGCTCCGTGCACGCCGGCTATCAGACGCGGCTGCAGGAACGCTACGTGTGGAACTCGGTGGACGTCCTGCTCGAGGCATTCGTCTTCGCCTACATCGGGTTACAGCTGCGGTTCATCATCGAAGACCTGCGGGAGGCACGAGAATCGCTGGTGCAGATCGGGATTGCGTCGATCCTGGTCCTCGCCGTGGTCCTCGCGATCCGTCCGGTCTGCGTCTTCGCGATGTTCGGGCGCGGAGTGGTGGGCCGACGCATCGAGAACACGATGAGTCTGCAGATCCAGGCCAACCCTCGACGGGCCGCCGCCGCGCAGTCACGCACACCCCGACCGAAACGGTTGGCGGGACTCCGTGAACGCATCGACAACCGACCGCTCACCTGGCAGGAATCGGTGGTGGTGGCCTGGACGGGTATGCGCGGCGTGGTGACACTGGCCGCCGCGTCCGGCATACCGCCGACGCTGTCCACCGGGGAACCGTTCCCGGAACGATCCGCGATCCAGGCCATCGCGTTCGTGGTCGCCGTCGGCACCATACTCATCCAGGGTCCGACTCTGCCCTGGCTCATCAGCCGGCTGCATCTGCGCAACGAGGACGAGGAGCGATACGACGTCGAGCAGACCGAACGGGCCGAACGGATCGTGCAGATCGCCGCCCAGATCGTCATCGCCGATTTCGTCGCGAAACCGCCACCCGGCCTCGACGACGCCACCGTCGCGCACATCAAGGACACCGTCGCCCGCCAGTCACGCGACGCCGACGAGATGCCCGACCCCGACGCGCACACCGCGCGCGCCGACGCCTTCGCCGCGCTCTACCGTGACGTCCTGTCGGCGCAACGTGAATCGCTCGTGGAGAACCGCGACGCCGGCGCGGTGGAAGACGAGGCGGTGCGCGCCATGCTCGAACGCCTCGACCTCCAGGAGGCCGGCCTGTCGGCACGGCTGGAGAGTCGTTTCTGA
- a CDS encoding prephenate dehydrogenase: MWESVEVTDPTSALPPVCVLGLGLIGGSLLRVLHDAGHDAFGYNRSTQTAQDAVGDGYSASSDLDETLRRAADVDALVVLATPVTTIEPLVARVAELAPTVLLTDVISVKQEVTEIVRRVHPGGRYVGGHPMAGTSRSGWAATDPTLFGGAMWMVTTEDTTPADDWLTVATMARAAGASVVPAAPDAHDRAVAAISHLPHLTAAATAAVGAAESGLALRLAAGSFRDGTRVAGSAPALQRAMVEANRIAVLNVLSETIDRLIAARDDLRDKGNVEILIDDGHRARRAYEAMAESDVQPITGVTVGAEGWQSELRRQAHAGRVWVG, encoded by the coding sequence ATGTGGGAATCTGTGGAGGTGACTGATCCGACCTCCGCTCTTCCCCCGGTGTGTGTGCTCGGCCTCGGCCTGATCGGCGGATCGCTGCTGCGGGTGCTGCACGACGCCGGGCACGACGCCTTCGGGTACAACCGGTCGACCCAGACCGCGCAGGACGCGGTCGGCGACGGGTATTCGGCGTCGTCGGACCTCGACGAGACGCTGCGCCGGGCGGCCGACGTCGACGCGCTGGTGGTGCTGGCGACGCCGGTGACCACGATCGAACCGCTGGTGGCACGGGTCGCCGAGCTGGCCCCGACCGTGCTGCTGACCGACGTGATCAGTGTGAAACAGGAGGTCACCGAGATCGTGCGCCGGGTGCACCCCGGTGGACGCTACGTCGGTGGGCATCCGATGGCGGGCACCAGCCGGTCGGGGTGGGCGGCCACCGATCCCACGCTGTTCGGCGGCGCGATGTGGATGGTCACCACCGAGGACACCACGCCGGCCGACGATTGGCTGACCGTCGCCACGATGGCCCGGGCGGCGGGCGCGTCGGTGGTTCCCGCGGCACCGGATGCGCACGACCGCGCGGTCGCCGCGATCTCCCATCTCCCGCATCTGACGGCGGCCGCCACCGCTGCGGTCGGCGCTGCCGAGAGCGGACTGGCGCTACGCCTCGCCGCCGGCAGTTTCCGCGACGGCACCCGCGTCGCCGGAAGCGCGCCGGCGCTACAGCGGGCCATGGTCGAGGCCAACCGGATCGCGGTGCTCAACGTACTCAGCGAGACCATCGACCGACTCATCGCGGCCCGGGATGACCTGCGCGACAAGGGGAATGTCGAGATCCTCATCGACGACGGGCACCGCGCGCGGCGCGCCTACGAGGCGATGGCCGAGAGCGACGTGCAACCGATCACCGGGGTCACCGTGGGTGCCGAGGGCTGGCAGAGCGAACTCCGGCGCCAAGCGCACGCCGGGCGGGTCTGGGTGGGCTGA
- a CDS encoding tRNA adenosine deaminase-associated protein, whose amino-acid sequence MAGAGAQKTGSNTQDDDDIDGFAVAVVREDGAWKVTAMKPGALSDLSDAERQLRDLRSAGAVFGLLDVDDEFFIVIRPAPSGAHLLLSDATAAVDYDIAADALDALNIDVPDLDPDELDDIDPWEEGDLAVLADLGLPDAVMSIIVNDTDLYADEQIGMIAARLGFADELSKVLDSLGH is encoded by the coding sequence ATGGCTGGTGCCGGCGCGCAGAAGACAGGCTCGAACACGCAGGACGATGACGACATCGACGGTTTCGCCGTCGCAGTTGTCCGCGAAGACGGTGCGTGGAAGGTCACCGCGATGAAACCCGGTGCGCTGAGCGATCTTTCCGACGCCGAACGGCAACTCCGCGACCTGCGCTCGGCGGGCGCGGTGTTCGGCCTGCTCGACGTCGACGACGAGTTCTTCATCGTCATCCGCCCCGCACCGTCGGGTGCGCACCTGCTGCTGTCCGACGCGACCGCCGCCGTCGACTACGACATCGCCGCCGACGCCCTCGACGCACTGAACATCGACGTCCCCGACCTCGACCCCGACGAACTCGACGACATCGATCCCTGGGAGGAAGGCGACCTCGCCGTCCTGGCCGACCTGGGACTGCCCGACGCCGTGATGAGCATCATCGTCAACGACACCGACCTCTACGCCGACGAGCAGATCGGCATGATCGCCGCGCGCCTCGGCTTCGCCGACGAACTCTCCAAGGTGCTCGACTCCCTCGGCCACTGA
- a CDS encoding HNH endonuclease: MSPSDPLTLGQQLVAVLEGGRRTATYKLAVMVALLDLAVESVPDDPDAAVAIDLDDLAHRVMDLYWRQLRPLDGQVLRQSTDGRGVIFAAVSRLRDAVASSTLRETPIETAAARAPETYAAELLVVKRNLVRYPLDLLQRVGGEHHPFLYDDSWLGTDSVSRILAHGNRIELFGGVCFTLARLAPLVKPAFQLAWVDDVRRMNATLLDDGPDLAHHLFGADRISLERPGSALAEAFGRECFYCAKHLTAHQVDHVLPWSRVGLDGLTNLVLACASCNSNKSDLLPDPAHITRALGRGRSTLDALAETISWPSQYERVVSAAHGLYATQPTTTPIWRAARHVEALSRVDITWPLR, encoded by the coding sequence GTGTCGCCATCGGATCCGCTCACCCTCGGCCAGCAACTGGTCGCGGTGCTCGAGGGTGGCCGGCGGACAGCAACGTACAAGCTCGCGGTGATGGTGGCGTTACTCGATCTGGCTGTCGAGTCGGTTCCCGACGACCCCGACGCGGCGGTCGCCATCGATCTCGACGATCTCGCGCACCGCGTGATGGATCTGTACTGGCGCCAGCTGCGGCCCCTCGACGGTCAGGTGTTGCGGCAGTCCACCGATGGTCGCGGGGTCATTTTCGCTGCGGTGTCGCGACTTCGGGATGCGGTCGCGTCCTCGACGTTGCGGGAGACGCCGATCGAGACCGCCGCCGCCCGGGCACCGGAGACCTACGCCGCGGAGTTGCTGGTGGTGAAACGCAACCTGGTTCGGTATCCGCTCGATCTGCTGCAACGGGTGGGCGGCGAGCATCATCCGTTCCTGTATGACGACTCGTGGCTCGGCACCGACTCGGTATCCCGAATCCTCGCGCACGGCAACCGGATCGAACTGTTCGGCGGGGTGTGTTTCACACTCGCCCGGCTGGCGCCGCTGGTGAAACCGGCGTTCCAGCTGGCCTGGGTCGACGACGTGCGACGCATGAACGCCACGCTGCTCGACGACGGACCCGACCTCGCCCACCATCTGTTCGGTGCCGACCGAATCTCCCTGGAACGACCGGGTTCTGCCCTGGCCGAGGCGTTCGGTCGCGAATGCTTCTACTGCGCAAAGCATCTCACCGCGCATCAGGTGGATCATGTGCTGCCGTGGTCGCGGGTGGGTCTCGACGGCCTGACGAACCTGGTGCTCGCGTGCGCGTCGTGCAACTCCAACAAATCGGATCTGCTGCCCGACCCCGCACACATCACCAGAGCACTGGGTCGGGGTCGGTCGACACTTGACGCACTCGCCGAGACGATCAGCTGGCCGTCGCAGTACGAGCGGGTGGTGTCCGCGGCCCACGGACTCTATGCCACCCAGCCAACGACGACACCGATCTGGCGGGCGGCCCGACACGTCGAGGCGCTGTCGCGGGTGGACATCACCTGGCCACTGCGCTGA
- a CDS encoding nucleoside deaminase, whose amino-acid sequence MASALDAAADAGDDDVPIGAVVFDPGGIELARAANRREADADPTAHAEILALRAAAAAFGDGWRLPGCTIAVTVEPCTMCAGAITLARIDTLLFGAWEPKTGAVGSLWDVVRDPRLTHRPQVRGGIFEDRCRELMIDFFQQQR is encoded by the coding sequence ATGGCGTCCGCACTGGACGCGGCAGCCGACGCCGGCGACGACGACGTTCCCATCGGAGCTGTGGTCTTCGACCCCGGCGGTATCGAACTCGCCCGCGCCGCCAACCGCCGCGAAGCCGACGCCGACCCCACCGCGCACGCCGAGATCCTCGCCCTGCGCGCCGCCGCGGCCGCCTTCGGCGACGGCTGGCGACTACCCGGCTGCACCATCGCCGTCACCGTCGAGCCATGCACGATGTGCGCGGGCGCCATCACCCTCGCCCGCATCGATACCCTCCTGTTCGGGGCATGGGAACCCAAAACCGGGGCCGTCGGCTCACTGTGGGACGTCGTGCGCGATCCGCGCCTCACCCACCGCCCGCAGGTCCGCGGCGGCATCTTCGAAGACCGCTGCCGCGAACTGATGATCGACTTCTTCCAGCAACAGCGCTGA